A region of Deltaproteobacteria bacterium DNA encodes the following proteins:
- the nfi gene encoding deoxyribonuclease V, protein MKKVISKCAHPWDLSPREAVALQKELAAQVIFEKQLGPVASVAGVDVSLRSGKARAAVVVLNYPELEPADYTTAVRPVAFPYIPGLLSFREGPVILDALSKLAARPELLIFDGQGQAHPRRLGIASHIGLLTDLPTIGCAKSRLCGRHDEPGLKRGSHALLVDQDEVIGAVVRTRTRVKPVYVSPGHRVDLPTSIEYVLACCRGYRLPETTRWAHRVAGGETPSIHSIS, encoded by the coding sequence ATAAAGAAGGTCATCTCAAAATGCGCACACCCCTGGGACCTCTCGCCCAGGGAGGCGGTGGCGCTGCAAAAGGAACTGGCAGCTCAGGTTATTTTTGAAAAGCAGCTGGGCCCTGTGGCTTCTGTGGCCGGGGTGGACGTCTCTCTCCGCAGCGGCAAGGCCCGCGCCGCGGTGGTGGTGCTGAACTACCCTGAGCTTGAACCGGCAGATTATACCACGGCCGTTCGCCCGGTCGCCTTTCCCTATATCCCGGGCCTGCTCAGCTTTCGCGAAGGGCCGGTCATTCTCGACGCCCTTAGCAAGCTGGCTGCAAGACCGGAATTACTGATCTTTGACGGGCAGGGACAGGCTCACCCGCGCCGCCTGGGTATCGCCAGCCACATCGGGCTCCTGACCGACCTGCCCACTATTGGCTGCGCCAAATCCCGGCTGTGCGGTCGGCATGACGAACCGGGCCTTAAGCGAGGCAGCCATGCGCTGCTTGTTGACCAAGACGAGGTCATCGGCGCCGTGGTGCGGACTCGCACCAGGGTCAAGCCGGTTTATGTCTCCCCGGGCCACCGTGTTGATCTGCCCACCAGCATTGAATACGTCCTGGCCTGCTGCCGCGGCTACCGCCTGCCTGAGACAACGCGCTGGGCGCACCGCGTGGCTGGCGGCGAGACGCCTTCTATTCATTCGATAAGCTAG
- a CDS encoding zinc-dependent alcohol dehydrogenase family protein, with protein MEAMVLNEICNLEENKNPLEFTDLPDPVPKDKDVLIEISACGVCHTELDEIEGRTPPPEFPIVLGHEVVGRVVEKGSRAAGFETGDRVGVGWIYSACGRCRFCLQGNENLCQEFRATGRDANGGYARYMVVSEDFAYRIPDFFSDSEAAPLMCAGAIGFRSLRLTGIKDGRSLGLTGFGASAHLVLMMARHRYPGSEVFVFARSERERAFARELGAVWAGDTEDESPQKLDCIIDTTPAWKPVVEALKNLAPGGRLVINAIRKEERNKDYLLKLQYPAHLWMEKEIKSVANVARRDVSEFLELAAELRIKPEIEEFPLKEANQALVELKERKIRGAKVLKIK; from the coding sequence ATGGAAGCCATGGTTTTGAATGAGATTTGCAACCTGGAGGAGAATAAGAACCCGCTGGAGTTTACGGATTTGCCAGACCCTGTGCCTAAAGACAAGGATGTCTTAATAGAAATATCAGCCTGCGGCGTCTGTCACACCGAGCTGGATGAGATCGAAGGCAGAACGCCGCCGCCAGAGTTTCCGATCGTCTTGGGACACGAAGTCGTAGGCCGGGTCGTTGAAAAAGGCAGCCGGGCAGCCGGGTTCGAGACGGGAGACCGGGTTGGCGTCGGCTGGATTTACTCTGCCTGCGGGCGGTGCAGGTTTTGCCTTCAGGGGAATGAGAATTTGTGTCAAGAATTCAGGGCCACGGGCCGGGACGCCAATGGCGGGTATGCCCGGTACATGGTCGTTTCAGAAGATTTTGCCTACCGCATCCCTGATTTTTTTTCCGATTCAGAAGCGGCTCCCCTGATGTGCGCCGGGGCCATCGGCTTTCGCTCCTTGAGGCTGACCGGCATCAAAGACGGTCGCAGCCTGGGGCTTACCGGCTTTGGGGCTTCGGCGCACCTGGTTCTGATGATGGCGCGGCACCGGTATCCAGGTTCTGAGGTTTTCGTTTTTGCCCGCAGCGAGAGGGAAAGGGCCTTTGCCAGAGAACTGGGCGCGGTCTGGGCTGGCGACACAGAAGATGAATCCCCGCAAAAACTGGACTGCATCATTGACACCACACCGGCCTGGAAGCCGGTGGTGGAAGCCCTTAAGAATCTGGCCCCTGGCGGCAGGCTGGTTATTAATGCTATCCGGAAAGAAGAAAGAAACAAGGATTATCTGTTAAAGCTCCAGTACCCCGCCCATCTCTGGATGGAAAAGGAAATAAAGAGCGTCGCCAACGTGGCCCGGAGGGACGTCAGCGAGTTCCTGGAGCTGGCGGCTGAGCTTCGCATCAAGCCTGAAATTGAGGAATTTCCGCTTAAAGAGGCGAATCAGGCCTTGGTCGAACTCAAGGAGAGAAAGATTCGAGGCGCCAAGGTCTTGAAGATTAAATGA